In one Nocardioides luteus genomic region, the following are encoded:
- a CDS encoding ammonium transporter, which produces MTTDLAWQLLCTALVIFMTPGLAFFYGGLVKSKSVVSMMMLSFGSLGLITLLWVLYGFSGIGTISESGFTNFFGNPFQDFGLTGAFGDLVKEFDDGTAVEDSTNFFGGLAFGGSFAIITVALISGSIADRAKFWPWLLFAGIWATVVYFPGQAWVWALNADGDYIGWIGKWGALDWAGGTIVHQAAGAAALALALVLGQRKVGFSKEETAAHNVPLVLIGTAILWFGWFGFNTGVPGTTQGQTTLIFLNTLIAPAAGLIGWIIVEKFKDGKSTAVGAASGVVAGLVAITPACAHIAPIWAIVLGLLVGVVCCLAVELKWKLGFDDTLDVVGIHLVAGFIGCAYLGFFAQVGGTGLFFGGGFDQLIKQVGSSVAVIAFAFIVAYVVGLAIEKTIGFRAKEEDEVAGIDLAIHEPGYQEVG; this is translated from the coding sequence ATGACTACCGATCTTGCATGGCAGCTGCTGTGCACGGCGCTCGTGATCTTCATGACCCCAGGCCTCGCCTTCTTCTACGGCGGCCTCGTGAAGTCCAAGAGTGTCGTCTCGATGATGATGCTGAGCTTCGGCTCGCTCGGCCTGATCACCCTGCTGTGGGTGCTCTACGGCTTCAGCGGCATCGGAACCATCTCCGAGTCCGGCTTCACCAACTTCTTCGGCAACCCGTTCCAGGACTTCGGTCTGACCGGCGCCTTCGGCGACCTGGTCAAGGAGTTCGACGACGGCACGGCGGTCGAGGACTCGACGAACTTCTTCGGCGGCCTCGCCTTCGGTGGCTCCTTCGCCATCATCACCGTCGCGCTGATCTCGGGTTCGATCGCCGACCGGGCCAAGTTCTGGCCGTGGCTGCTCTTCGCGGGCATCTGGGCGACCGTCGTCTACTTCCCGGGCCAGGCCTGGGTGTGGGCCCTCAACGCCGACGGTGACTACATCGGCTGGATCGGCAAGTGGGGCGCCCTCGACTGGGCCGGCGGCACGATCGTCCACCAGGCCGCCGGTGCGGCCGCGCTCGCCCTGGCGCTCGTGCTCGGTCAGCGCAAGGTCGGCTTCTCCAAGGAGGAGACGGCTGCTCACAACGTACCGCTGGTCCTGATCGGTACCGCGATCCTCTGGTTCGGCTGGTTCGGCTTCAACACCGGTGTCCCGGGCACCACCCAGGGCCAGACCACCCTGATCTTCCTCAACACCCTGATCGCCCCGGCCGCGGGTCTGATCGGCTGGATCATCGTGGAGAAGTTCAAGGACGGTAAGTCCACCGCCGTCGGCGCCGCCTCCGGTGTCGTCGCCGGTCTGGTCGCGATCACCCCGGCCTGTGCCCACATCGCCCCGATCTGGGCGATCGTCCTCGGCCTGCTCGTCGGCGTCGTGTGCTGCCTCGCCGTCGAGCTGAAGTGGAAGCTCGGCTTCGACGACACCCTCGACGTCGTCGGCATCCACCTGGTCGCCGGTTTCATCGGCTGTGCCTACCTCGGCTTCTTCGCCCAGGTCGGCGGCACCGGCCTCTTCTTCGGCGGTGGCTTCGACCAGCTCATCAAGCAGGTCGGCTCCTCGGTCGCCGTGATCGCCTTCGCGTTCATCGTCGCGTACGTCGTCGGCCTGGCGATCGAGAAGACCATCGGCTTCCGCGCCAAGGAGGAGGACGAGGTCGCCGGTATCGACCTCGCCATCCACGAGCCCGGTTACCAAGAGGTCGGCTGA
- a CDS encoding amidohydrolase family protein, with the protein MTALRFSGPVLPDGEVRDLYVLDGRITYERPSGAETGASGWIVPGLVDAHCHIGLGRDGAVDQETAEAQAIADRDAGALLLRDAGSAADTRWVQSRDDLPRLIRAGRHIGRTKRYMRNYADEVEPDGLAEAVERQARSGDGWVKLVGDWIDRAEGDLKPSFPAESFAEAIKVAHDNDARVTAHCFGREVLPGLIEAGIDCIEHGTGLTPDLVEAMAEQGTALVPTVAQLEIFPDLAAAAAPKFPTYAATMEDLYARRRETIMSAYEAGVALYAGSDGAGDQLHGVLPTEVLAMHRLGLPADVVLGAASWRAREWLGHNPGLAEGDPADFVVYDADPLEDLTVLARPAAVVLRGTIYS; encoded by the coding sequence ATGACTGCTCTGCGCTTCTCCGGCCCGGTCCTTCCCGATGGAGAGGTGCGGGACCTCTACGTTCTCGACGGCCGCATCACCTACGAGCGGCCGTCGGGGGCGGAGACCGGTGCGTCCGGCTGGATCGTCCCCGGGCTCGTCGATGCCCACTGCCACATCGGGCTGGGGCGCGACGGCGCCGTGGACCAGGAGACCGCCGAGGCCCAGGCGATCGCCGACCGCGACGCCGGTGCCCTGCTCCTCCGCGACGCCGGGAGCGCCGCCGACACCCGCTGGGTGCAGTCGCGCGACGACCTGCCGCGGCTGATCCGCGCCGGCCGCCACATCGGCCGTACGAAGCGCTACATGCGCAACTACGCCGACGAGGTCGAGCCCGACGGTCTGGCCGAGGCCGTCGAGCGGCAGGCCCGCTCCGGCGACGGCTGGGTCAAGCTCGTCGGCGACTGGATCGACCGCGCCGAGGGAGACCTCAAGCCTTCCTTCCCGGCAGAGTCGTTCGCCGAGGCGATCAAGGTGGCCCACGACAACGACGCCCGGGTCACGGCGCACTGCTTCGGCCGCGAGGTCCTGCCGGGCCTGATCGAGGCCGGGATCGACTGCATCGAGCACGGCACCGGGCTGACCCCGGACCTCGTCGAGGCGATGGCCGAGCAGGGCACCGCACTGGTCCCCACCGTCGCCCAGCTGGAGATCTTCCCCGACCTGGCCGCGGCCGCGGCGCCCAAGTTCCCGACGTACGCCGCCACCATGGAGGACCTCTACGCGCGCCGCCGCGAGACGATCATGAGCGCCTACGAGGCGGGGGTCGCTCTCTACGCGGGCTCCGACGGCGCGGGCGACCAGCTGCACGGCGTACTCCCGACGGAGGTGCTCGCGATGCACCGCCTCGGCCTTCCCGCCGACGTCGTCCTCGGCGCCGCCTCCTGGCGCGCGCGGGAGTGGCTCGGCCACAACCCCGGCCTCGCCGAGGGCGATCCCGCCGACTTCGTCGTCTACGACGCCGACCCCCTCGAGGACCTCACCGTCCTGGCCCGCCCGGCCGCCGTCGTGCTGCGGGGGACCATCTACTCCTGA
- the lepB gene encoding signal peptidase I — protein MTSNDRDPSVGVGPQARWDGPDMGGSRSFSSSSQAPRWTPQQPGPGRHPGNGPGAGPGAGHGPRHAPGQAPGHEEEHKPRLSAWQEGIVLVVLAVLVAVVVKALFVQAFYIPSESMEPGLQGGPSVATDDRVLVEKPSYWFAGTPQRGDVVVFSDPGSWLGVDESSGPDNLLGKGLAIIGLYPEGGHLVKRVIGVPGDVIECCDKQGRLIVNGVPIDEPYARPSETKCGRPNKEGECFGPMPGNRHWEVGPVPEGSLFVMGDNRANSADSTVHMCTANETDCALVPWVPEDNVVGKVVALGWPIDRAKWIHRPESFEGVPSQ, from the coding sequence GTGACTTCGAACGACCGCGATCCTTCCGTCGGCGTCGGGCCCCAGGCCCGCTGGGACGGGCCCGACATGGGGGGATCGCGGTCGTTCTCGTCTTCCTCCCAGGCGCCGCGCTGGACCCCCCAGCAGCCGGGTCCGGGGCGCCACCCGGGCAACGGCCCGGGCGCCGGCCCGGGTGCCGGCCACGGCCCGCGCCATGCTCCGGGCCAGGCTCCGGGCCACGAGGAGGAGCACAAGCCGCGCCTGTCGGCCTGGCAGGAGGGCATCGTCCTGGTCGTGCTGGCCGTCCTGGTGGCGGTCGTGGTGAAGGCCCTGTTCGTGCAGGCCTTCTACATCCCCTCGGAGTCGATGGAGCCGGGTCTGCAGGGCGGCCCGTCGGTGGCCACCGACGACCGGGTGCTGGTGGAGAAGCCGTCCTACTGGTTCGCCGGAACGCCCCAGCGCGGTGACGTCGTGGTCTTCTCCGACCCGGGCTCCTGGCTCGGTGTCGACGAATCCAGCGGTCCGGACAACCTGCTCGGCAAGGGCCTGGCGATCATCGGTCTCTACCCCGAGGGCGGCCACCTGGTGAAGCGCGTCATCGGGGTCCCCGGCGACGTCATCGAGTGCTGCGACAAGCAGGGCAGGCTGATCGTCAACGGCGTGCCGATCGACGAGCCGTACGCCCGGCCCTCCGAGACCAAGTGCGGCCGCCCCAACAAGGAGGGCGAGTGCTTCGGGCCGATGCCCGGCAACCGCCACTGGGAGGTCGGTCCGGTGCCCGAGGGCTCGCTGTTCGTGATGGGCGACAACCGGGCCAACTCGGCCGACTCGACCGTGCACATGTGCACGGCCAACGAGACCGACTGCGCCCTGGTCCCGTGGGTGCCGGAGGACAACGTGGTCGGCAAGGTCGTCGCCCTGGGCTGGCCGATCGACCGGGCGAAGTGGATCCACCGGCCCGAGAGCTTCGAGGGCGTGCCGTCACAGTGA
- a CDS encoding YraN family protein: MSSTAPARIALGNYGEAVAERHLVEAGMTLLDRNWRCDDGEIDLVLREGDTLVVCEVKTRSHDGCGTPHEAVDKTKLDRLKRLAITWLQQHDVRAPGIRIDLVAVMHAPRGSALVEHVRGL, encoded by the coding sequence ATGAGTTCAACGGCACCGGCGCGGATCGCGCTGGGAAACTACGGCGAAGCGGTCGCCGAGAGGCATCTGGTCGAGGCGGGCATGACGCTGCTCGACCGCAACTGGCGGTGCGACGACGGAGAGATCGACCTGGTCCTCCGCGAGGGCGACACCCTGGTCGTCTGCGAGGTGAAGACCCGCAGCCATGACGGCTGCGGCACCCCGCACGAGGCGGTCGACAAGACGAAGCTCGACCGGCTGAAGAGGCTGGCGATCACCTGGCTGCAGCAGCACGACGTGCGGGCTCCGGGGATCCGGATCGACCTCGTCGCGGTGATGCATGCGCCCCGCGGATCGGCGCTGGTCGAGCACGTCAGGGGTCTGTGA
- a CDS encoding RNA-binding protein yields the protein MLAEALEHLVRGVVDNPDEVSVRDKQLRRGSVLEVRVHPDDLGKVIGRGGRTATAFRTVISALAGKGGARIDFVDVDGGR from the coding sequence ATGCTCGCCGAAGCTCTCGAGCACCTCGTCCGAGGAGTCGTCGACAACCCGGACGAGGTGAGCGTGCGCGACAAGCAGCTTCGTCGCGGCTCCGTTCTCGAGGTCCGGGTCCACCCCGACGACCTCGGCAAGGTGATCGGCCGCGGTGGCCGCACCGCCACCGCGTTCCGCACGGTCATCTCCGCGCTGGCCGGCAAGGGCGGCGCGCGGATCGACTTCGTCGACGTCGACGGCGGTCGCTGA
- a CDS encoding ribonuclease HII yields MSTAPSLRVERSMLRDGITHLGAVDEVGRGALCGPVSIGIVVISAATRTAPQGVRDSKLLTPEARETLAPKVRRWAVDSAVGHALASEIDEVGIMAAMRLAGQRALSALDVRPDALLLDGNHNYLTPPAQEGLFGEVSAMVEEIEVPPVTTMIKADMKCAAVAAASILAKTSRDALMVALHEEYPDYAWADNKGYSAPAHIAALERLGPSAYHRRSWSLPGTSPVLALES; encoded by the coding sequence GTGAGCACTGCGCCCAGTCTGCGTGTCGAGCGGTCCATGCTGCGCGACGGCATCACCCATCTCGGTGCCGTCGACGAGGTGGGCCGCGGCGCGCTCTGCGGCCCGGTCTCGATCGGGATCGTGGTGATCTCCGCGGCGACGCGCACAGCACCCCAGGGCGTACGCGACTCCAAGCTGCTCACGCCCGAGGCTCGCGAGACGCTCGCGCCGAAGGTGCGCCGCTGGGCCGTCGACTCGGCCGTCGGGCACGCGCTGGCCTCGGAGATCGACGAGGTCGGGATCATGGCCGCGATGCGGCTGGCCGGTCAGCGAGCGTTGAGTGCCTTGGACGTACGTCCCGACGCGCTGCTGCTCGACGGCAACCACAACTATCTGACCCCGCCCGCGCAGGAGGGCCTCTTCGGTGAGGTCTCGGCGATGGTGGAGGAGATCGAGGTGCCGCCGGTGACGACGATGATCAAGGCCGACATGAAGTGTGCCGCCGTCGCTGCCGCCTCGATCCTGGCGAAGACCTCGCGCGACGCGCTGATGGTCGCGCTGCACGAGGAGTACCCCGACTACGCGTGGGCCGACAACAAGGGCTACTCCGCGCCCGCCCACATCGCCGCGCTCGAGCGCCTCGGACCCTCGGCATATCACCGCCGCTCGTGGAGTCTTCCCGGCACTTCGCCGGTGTTGGCTCTAGAGTCCTGA
- the rplS gene encoding 50S ribosomal protein L19, translating to MSNVLAEVGNASKRDDLPEFRAGDTVKVHVKVVEGNRSRVQVFQGVVIRIHGSGIGRTFTVRKVSFGVGVERTFPLHSPIFEQIEVVTRGDVRRAKLYYLRNLRGKKAKIKERREA from the coding sequence ATGAGCAACGTACTCGCTGAGGTCGGCAACGCCTCCAAGCGCGACGACCTGCCGGAGTTCCGCGCCGGCGACACCGTCAAGGTGCACGTCAAGGTCGTCGAGGGCAACCGGTCCCGCGTCCAGGTGTTCCAGGGCGTCGTGATCCGCATCCACGGTTCCGGCATCGGCCGCACCTTCACCGTCCGCAAGGTCTCCTTCGGCGTGGGTGTCGAGCGCACCTTCCCGCTGCACTCCCCGATCTTCGAGCAGATCGAGGTCGTCACCCGCGGTGACGTCCGTCGCGCGAAGCTCTACTACCTGCGCAACCTGCGCGGCAAGAAGGCGAAGATCAAGGAGCGCCGCGAGGCGTGA
- a CDS encoding VanW family protein, whose product MTITAPAPSPAEHDVLAIAARRTPLSKRHPSLLPLARFVHRERRHLDWLLSSTTWATTRSQENLPVRVKQHGSLLLRQLGEAEMWLQHNKITNLRLAAAETDGVVVRPGETFSFNKVVGDCTARKGYVEGMRLSNGEATPGIGGGICQLANLLHWMFLHSPLTIVERSEHSFDPFPDNGRVLPWGVGCSIVYPYLDLVVRNDTPHTFQLRTWVGEKHLRGELRADTPTGVSYHVDARGEEFLRVPSGEVYRRNEIWRTLIDTRTGTAYAEECVKRNCALVKYLPEEHRIRDVAQE is encoded by the coding sequence ATGACGATCACCGCACCCGCTCCCAGCCCGGCCGAGCACGACGTGCTCGCGATCGCTGCCCGGCGTACGCCGCTGAGCAAGCGCCACCCCTCGCTGCTTCCCCTCGCTCGCTTCGTCCACCGCGAACGGCGCCACCTCGACTGGCTGCTCTCCTCCACCACCTGGGCGACCACCCGCTCGCAGGAGAACCTCCCGGTGCGCGTCAAGCAGCACGGTTCGCTCCTGCTGCGCCAGCTCGGCGAGGCCGAGATGTGGCTGCAGCACAACAAGATCACCAATCTGCGGCTCGCGGCCGCAGAGACGGACGGGGTCGTGGTCCGGCCCGGCGAGACCTTCAGCTTCAACAAGGTGGTCGGCGACTGCACCGCCCGCAAGGGCTACGTCGAGGGCATGCGCCTGTCCAACGGCGAGGCGACCCCGGGCATCGGCGGCGGGATCTGTCAGCTGGCCAACCTGCTGCACTGGATGTTCCTGCACTCCCCGCTCACCATCGTGGAACGCTCGGAGCACAGCTTCGACCCGTTCCCCGACAACGGTCGGGTGCTCCCCTGGGGCGTCGGCTGCTCGATCGTCTACCCCTACCTCGACCTGGTCGTACGCAACGACACCCCGCACACCTTCCAGCTGCGCACCTGGGTCGGCGAGAAGCACCTGCGCGGCGAGCTCCGCGCCGACACCCCGACCGGCGTCTCCTATCACGTGGACGCCCGCGGCGAGGAGTTCCTCCGCGTCCCCTCCGGCGAGGTCTACCGTCGCAACGAGATCTGGCGCACCCTGATCGACACCCGCACCGGGACCGCGTACGCCGAGGAGTGCGTCAAGCGCAACTGCGCCCTGGTGAAGTACCTCCCCGAGGAGCACCGGATCCGCGACGTCGCTCAGGAGTAG
- a CDS encoding Fic family protein — MTDTDWPPHTYMTRPYRQRIPRGPRADRLLREVTVALPPHIADLDLVLERPVAAMTTASAGALRHLDLVHGRTMDGLNHLQLRTEAIDSSKIEHVEASLADYGRALLGIGANSSATSMASATQAMQRLISEADTTRKITSDAILRAHRDLFERHPDEAANAGRFRVVQNWVGGSDYAPRDTLHVPPPPETVVDYIEDLVSFANRDDLSPIAQAAIVHAQFESIHPFIDGNGRIGRALIHAVLRRRRASRHLAVPIASALVAHRDRYFSALNDYRAGTVATIIAMLAASTTIATTESWKTAETLESIRADWGEAAGGPRPGSAAYRLLDLLTEEPILNAELVTEQLGIEDAVGTIEGLEKVGILTRAKRTRRSPVWIAPAVLAEVEDLSARIQHQARQLPYGPR, encoded by the coding sequence GTGACCGACACCGACTGGCCACCGCACACCTACATGACGCGCCCCTACCGGCAGCGGATCCCGCGCGGGCCGCGCGCGGACCGGCTGCTCCGCGAGGTCACCGTGGCGCTGCCACCCCACATCGCCGACCTCGACCTGGTGCTGGAGCGTCCGGTGGCGGCGATGACGACCGCCAGCGCCGGGGCGCTGCGACACCTCGACCTGGTCCACGGCCGGACGATGGACGGGCTCAACCACCTGCAGCTGCGCACCGAGGCGATCGACTCCTCCAAGATCGAGCACGTCGAGGCCAGCCTGGCCGACTACGGGCGAGCCCTGCTCGGTATCGGCGCCAACTCCTCGGCGACCTCGATGGCGTCGGCGACCCAGGCCATGCAGCGTCTGATCAGCGAGGCCGACACCACCCGCAAGATCACCTCCGACGCGATCCTGCGCGCACACCGGGACCTGTTCGAGCGGCACCCCGACGAGGCCGCCAACGCCGGCCGGTTCCGCGTCGTGCAGAACTGGGTCGGCGGTTCCGACTACGCACCGCGCGACACCCTGCACGTGCCACCGCCACCGGAGACGGTCGTCGACTACATCGAGGACCTGGTCTCCTTCGCGAACCGCGACGACCTCTCCCCCATCGCCCAGGCTGCGATCGTGCACGCCCAGTTCGAGTCGATCCATCCCTTCATCGACGGCAACGGCCGGATCGGGCGGGCACTCATCCACGCCGTGCTGCGGCGACGCCGTGCCTCCCGCCACCTGGCCGTCCCGATCGCCTCCGCACTCGTCGCCCACCGCGACCGCTACTTCTCCGCCCTCAACGACTACCGAGCCGGCACGGTGGCCACGATCATCGCCATGCTCGCCGCCTCGACGACCATCGCCACGACGGAGTCGTGGAAGACCGCCGAGACCCTGGAGAGCATCCGGGCAGACTGGGGCGAGGCGGCCGGCGGCCCGCGGCCGGGGTCTGCTGCGTACCGTCTTCTCGACCTGCTCACCGAGGAGCCCATCCTCAACGCCGAGCTCGTCACCGAGCAGCTGGGGATCGAGGACGCCGTCGGGACGATCGAGGGTCTGGAGAAGGTCGGCATCCTCACCCGCGCCAAGCGCACCCGCCGCTCCCCCGTCTGGATCGCGCCGGCGGTGCTGGCCGAGGTGGAGGACCTCAGCGCCCGCATCCAGCACCAGGCGCGGCAGCTGCCGTACGGGCCGCGCTGA
- a CDS encoding DUF2469 domain-containing protein produces the protein MSAEDLEKYETEMELTLYREYRDVVGIFKYVVETDRRFYLCNQVDVRARTDSGDVYFEVSMNDVWVWDMYRPARFAKAVKVLTFKDVNVETLNPTDIDQPLD, from the coding sequence ATGAGCGCGGAGGATCTCGAGAAGTACGAGACCGAGATGGAGCTGACCCTCTACCGCGAGTATCGCGACGTGGTCGGCATCTTCAAGTACGTCGTCGAGACCGATCGTCGGTTCTACCTGTGCAACCAGGTCGACGTCCGGGCACGTACTGACTCGGGGGACGTCTACTTCGAGGTCTCGATGAACGACGTCTGGGTGTGGGACATGTATCGGCCAGCGCGGTTCGCGAAGGCGGTCAAGGTGCTCACCTTCAAGGACGTCAACGTCGAGACGCTCAACCCGACCGACATCGACCAGCCGCTGGACTGA
- the trmD gene encoding tRNA (guanosine(37)-N1)-methyltransferase TrmD, producing the protein MRLDYLTIFPDYLAPLRLSLPGKAIESGLLEMHVHDVRDWTHDKHRTVDDTPYGGGAGMVMKPEPFGEAFDELAIDGATVIVTTPSGEPFTQAVARDLSTRERLVFLLGRYEGIDQRVLDHAATRAEVREISLGDYVLNGGEVAAMAITEAVVRLLPGFMGNAESLVEESHEDGLLEYPVYTKPASWRDLEVPKVLLSGDHKRIAEWRHQQAVERTAVRRPDLLHASQAATEWEIVPAVRADAPELHTLQLACWVQEMHDNPGVVIPPLHESLEDTVRALETHDVYVVRSAGRLVGSVRGRLEGDVWEIGRLMTAPDMRGRGLGRQLLDHIQAVAPADARTHQLFTGAKSERNQKMYKKAGFRLRRDLDAPTGAVILTKPRRAVR; encoded by the coding sequence GTGAGGCTCGACTACCTCACGATCTTCCCCGACTACCTGGCGCCGCTGCGGCTGAGCCTGCCGGGCAAGGCGATCGAGTCCGGGCTGCTGGAGATGCACGTCCACGACGTACGTGACTGGACCCACGACAAGCACCGCACGGTCGACGACACCCCCTACGGTGGTGGTGCCGGGATGGTGATGAAGCCGGAGCCGTTCGGCGAGGCCTTCGACGAGCTGGCGATCGACGGCGCGACCGTCATCGTCACGACCCCGAGCGGCGAGCCGTTCACCCAGGCCGTGGCTCGAGACCTGTCGACCCGGGAGAGGCTGGTCTTCCTGCTCGGTCGCTACGAGGGCATCGACCAGCGCGTCCTCGACCACGCCGCCACCCGCGCCGAGGTCCGGGAGATCTCCCTGGGCGACTACGTGCTCAACGGGGGAGAGGTTGCCGCGATGGCGATCACCGAGGCCGTCGTACGCCTGCTTCCCGGCTTCATGGGCAACGCCGAGTCGCTCGTGGAGGAGTCCCACGAGGACGGCCTGCTGGAGTACCCGGTCTACACGAAGCCCGCCTCCTGGCGCGACCTCGAGGTCCCGAAGGTGCTGCTCAGCGGCGACCACAAGCGCATCGCCGAGTGGCGCCACCAGCAGGCCGTGGAACGAACCGCCGTACGCCGCCCCGACCTGCTCCACGCGTCCCAGGCGGCCACGGAGTGGGAGATCGTGCCCGCCGTCCGCGCCGACGCCCCGGAGCTGCACACGCTGCAGCTCGCCTGCTGGGTGCAGGAGATGCACGACAACCCCGGCGTCGTGATCCCGCCGCTGCACGAGTCGCTCGAGGACACGGTGCGCGCGCTGGAGACCCACGACGTCTACGTCGTCCGCTCCGCCGGGCGGCTGGTCGGCTCGGTCCGTGGCCGGCTCGAGGGCGACGTCTGGGAGATCGGGCGGCTGATGACCGCCCCGGACATGCGCGGACGCGGACTCGGTCGCCAGCTGCTGGACCACATCCAGGCGGTGGCCCCGGCCGACGCCAGGACCCACCAGCTCTTCACCGGGGCCAAGAGCGAGCGGAACCAGAAGATGTACAAGAAGGCCGGTTTCCGGCTGCGTCGTGACCTCGATGCGCCGACCGGTGCTGTGATCCTCACCAAACCGAGGCGAGCGGTTAGATAA
- the rimM gene encoding ribosome maturation factor RimM (Essential for efficient processing of 16S rRNA), producing MELIEVLVGRIGKPHGIRGFVTVEVRTDEPDRRFAEGTVLRTQPPKGSAYAAKRLTVEGARWHGQVLQVAFEEITDRNEAEAARGTLLFADVPAEETPEDPDEYYDHQLIGLTAFDEEGRELGTVKALVHGGAQDLLTIRTPDRRDALVPFVKALVPVVDLTEKKVVIADRPGLVTPFPEDEDEAK from the coding sequence GTGGAGTTGATCGAGGTGCTGGTCGGACGGATCGGCAAGCCGCACGGGATCCGCGGGTTCGTGACCGTCGAGGTGCGCACCGACGAGCCCGACAGGCGGTTCGCCGAGGGGACGGTGCTGCGGACGCAGCCGCCCAAGGGATCGGCGTACGCCGCGAAGCGGCTGACCGTGGAGGGCGCCCGCTGGCACGGGCAGGTGCTTCAGGTCGCCTTCGAGGAGATCACCGACCGCAACGAGGCCGAGGCCGCTCGCGGGACGCTGCTCTTCGCCGACGTCCCGGCCGAGGAGACGCCGGAGGACCCCGACGAGTACTACGACCACCAGCTCATCGGCCTGACCGCCTTCGACGAGGAAGGCCGCGAGCTCGGCACCGTCAAGGCGCTGGTCCACGGTGGCGCGCAGGACCTGCTGACGATCCGTACCCCTGACCGGCGCGACGCGCTGGTGCCGTTCGTGAAGGCGCTGGTGCCGGTCGTCGACCTCACCGAGAAGAAGGTCGTCATCGCCGACCGGCCCGGCCTCGTGACGCCGTTCCCCGAGGACGAGGACGAGGCGAAGTGA
- the rpsP gene encoding 30S ribosomal protein S16 — protein sequence MAVKIRLKRLGKIRVPQYRIVIVDSRKKRDGAVIEEIGLYRPKEEPSFIQVDSERAQYWLGVGAQPTPALEAILKVTGDWQKFKGLPGAEGTLRHAAPKPDKLELFNKALAEAHASAGSEAVTKKAAKKAEEPKAEEAPAEEPKAEAASTDEAQAAEAEA from the coding sequence GTGGCTGTCAAGATCCGCTTGAAGCGCCTGGGCAAGATCCGGGTTCCGCAGTACCGCATCGTCATCGTCGACTCGCGCAAGAAGCGCGACGGCGCTGTCATCGAGGAGATCGGTCTCTACCGTCCCAAGGAGGAGCCGAGCTTCATCCAGGTCGACTCCGAGCGCGCCCAGTACTGGCTCGGCGTCGGCGCCCAGCCGACCCCGGCTCTCGAGGCGATCCTCAAGGTGACCGGCGACTGGCAGAAGTTCAAGGGCCTCCCGGGCGCCGAGGGCACCCTGCGTCACGCCGCCCCGAAGCCCGACAAGCTGGAGCTCTTCAACAAGGCTCTCGCCGAGGCGCACGCCTCCGCCGGCTCCGAGGCCGTCACCAAGAAGGCCGCCAAGAAGGCTGAGGAGCCCAAGGCTGAGGAGGCTCCGGCCGAGGAGCCCAAGGCCGAGGCTGCGTCGACTGACGAGGCCCAGGCCGCCGAGGCCGAGGCCTGA